A single window of Salvelinus namaycush isolate Seneca chromosome 11, SaNama_1.0, whole genome shotgun sequence DNA harbors:
- the LOC120056278 gene encoding mitochondrial import inner membrane translocase subunit TIM44-like: MAASVCRCYELVGRRLLLLPSRAVVSSFKRGDTYRICGSPAVPVQVRYASERPSRKGFFREFVENLRQEFGKDKEMKENIKKFREEAKRLEESDALQQARRKFKTIESETVKTSEVFKKTFGTLSETVKEGLEEVTRTDLGKKIKEGVKEAAKTARHSVESVSKGGEKLGATSAFRAISQGMKSVKREIDVVDDGTYRAPSQLRKRREFSSKGGDSDNRVFEANEEDVGVVLHKDSKWYTQWKDFKDNNMVFNRFFEMKMKYDESDNALARASRAVTDRVTDLLGGLFSTTEMSQVLTEILKADPSFDKDSFLKQCEKDIIPNILEAMIRGELEMLKDWCYEATYSQLAHPIQQARALGLMFQSKVLDIDNIDLAMGKLMDQGPVLIITFQAQVVMVIRSPKGDLVEGDPEKVLRMMYVWALCRDQEELNPDAAWRLLDMSASSTEQAL; this comes from the exons ATGGCAGCCTCCGTGTGTCGGTGCTATGAG CTGGTCGGAAGACGTCTTCTGCTCCTGCCATCCCGTGCTGTCGTCTCCTCATTCAAGAGAGGAGATACCTACAGGATATGTGGGTCTCCGGCTGTCCCTGTGCAG GTGCGGTATGCGTCAGAACGACCTAGTCGTAAAGGCTTTTTCAGGGAGTTTGTGGAGAACCTGAGGCAGGAGTTTGGGAAGGACAAGGAGATGAAGGAGAACATCAAGAAGTTCAGAGAGGAGGCCAAGAGGCTAGAGGAGTCGGATGCCCTGCAACAGGCTCGGAGGAAATTT AAAACCATTGAGTCTGAAACCGTTAAGACCTCTGAGGTGTTCAAGAAGACCTTTGGGACTCTGTCTGAAACTGTGAAGGAG GGCCTTGAGGAGGTGACCCGTACAGACCTGGGGAAGAAAATTAAGGAGGGGGTGAAGGAGGCAGCCAAGACTGCCAGGCACTCGGTTGAGTCTGTGTCCAAGGGGGGAGAGAAGCTGGGAGCGACCAGCGCCTTCAGGGCCATCTCACAG GGGATGAAGTCAGTGAAGAGAGAGATTGATGTGGTGGACGATGGTACTTATAGGGCTCCTTCTCAACTCAGGAAGAGGAGGGAATTTTCCTCCAAGGGAGGTGACAGCGACAACCGAGTGTTTGAGGCCAACGA AGAGGATGTGGGTGTTGTGCTGCACAAGGATTCTAAGTGGTACACACAGTGGAAGGACTTTAAAGACAACAACATGGTTTTCAACA gGTTCTTTGAGATGAAAATGAAGTATGACGAGAGTGACAACGCTCTTGCCAGAGCATCTCGAGCTGTGACCGACAGAGTCACCGATCTactag GTGGTCTCTTCTCCACCACGGAGATGTCTCAGGTGCTGACAGAGATCTTAAAGGCAGATCCCAGCTTCGACAAGGACTCCTTTCTCAAACAGTGCGAGAAGGACATCATCCCCAACATCCTAGAG GCTATGATCCGCGGTGAGCTTGAAATGCTGAAAGACTGGTGCTATGAAGCC ACATACAGTCAGCTGGCCCACCCCATCCAACAGGCCAGGGCCCTGGGTCTAATGTTCCAGTCCAAGGTCCTAGATATAGACAACATAGAT TTGGCGATGGGGAAGCTCATGGATCAAGGCCCCGTGTTGATCATCACCTTCCAGGCCCAGGTGGTCATGGTGATTCGTAGTCCCAAGGGAGACCTGGTGGAAGGAGATCCG gAGAAGGTGTTGAGGATGATGTACGTGTGGGCTCTGTGTCGTGACCAGGAGGAGCTCAACCCCGACGCGGCCTGGAGACTACTGGACATGTCTGCCTCCAGCACCGAGCAGGCTCTTTGA
- the LOC120055808 gene encoding E3 ubiquitin-protein ligase MARCHF2-like isoform X3 encodes MTTSGCCHLPGSLCDYSGSADLPKVVEEPDAGQAQYVAKVTAKDGRSLSTVVKAVGSQSNEGMCRICHEGAGGETLLSLCDCTGTLGKVHKSCLEKWLSSSNTSYCELCHTEFTVERRPQPLTQWLRDPGPRSEKRTLLCDMACFLLITPLAAISGWLCLRGAQDHLTLNSRLEAVGLIALTIALFTIYILWTLVSFRYHCQLYSEWRRTNQKVRLLMPDIKGAHSTQHSVPMKSTKKMTDETIV; translated from the exons atgactacatcaGGTTGCTGCCACCTGCCTGGCTCCCTGTGTGACTACTCAGGCAGCGCCGACCTGCCCAAGGTGGTAGAGGAGCCAGATGCTGGCCAGGCCCAGTACGTCGCCAAGGTTACGGCCAAAGATGGTCGCTCACTCTCCACTGTTGTCAAAGCTGTGGGCTCACAGAG TAATGAAGGCATGTGTCGGATCTGCCACGAGGGGGCCGGTGGTGAGACGCTGCTCTCCCTTTGCGACTGCACAGGGACCCTGGGTAAGGTGCACAAGAGCTGCCTGGAGAAGTGGCTGTCGTCCTCCAACACCAGTTACTGTGAGCTCTGCCACACAGAGTTCACTGTTGAACGGCGACCCCAACCCCTTACACAG TGGTTGCGGGACCCGGGGCCTCGCAGTGAGAAGCGCACGCTGCTGTGCGACATGGCCTGCTTTCTGCTCATCACGCCACTGGCGGCCATCTCAGGCTGGCTGTGTCTGAGGGGAGCCCAGGACCACCTGACCCTCAACAGCCGGCTGGAGGCCGTGGGACTCATTGCCCTTACCATCGCCCTCTTCACCATCTACATCCTCTGGACACTG GTATCGTTCCGCTATCACTGTCAGTTATACTCAGAGTGGAGGAGGACCAATCAGAAAGTGCGCCTGCTAATGCCCGACATAAAAGGAGCGCACTCCACCCAACATTCCGTGCCGATGAAGTCAACCAAGAAAATGACTGACGAAACCATCGTATGA
- the LOC120055808 gene encoding E3 ubiquitin-protein ligase MARCHF2-like isoform X1: protein MKLVENAKSVQSCHQGKGAMTTSGCCHLPGSLCDYSGSADLPKVVEEPDAGQAQYVAKVTAKDGRSLSTVVKAVGSQSNEGMCRICHEGAGGETLLSLCDCTGTLGKVHKSCLEKWLSSSNTSYCELCHTEFTVERRPQPLTQWLRDPGPRSEKRTLLCDMACFLLITPLAAISGWLCLRGAQDHLTLNSRLEAVGLIALTIALFTIYILWTLVSFRYHCQLYSEWRRTNQKVRLLMPDIKGAHSTQHSVPMKSTKKMTDETIV from the exons agccatgactacatcaGGTTGCTGCCACCTGCCTGGCTCCCTGTGTGACTACTCAGGCAGCGCCGACCTGCCCAAGGTGGTAGAGGAGCCAGATGCTGGCCAGGCCCAGTACGTCGCCAAGGTTACGGCCAAAGATGGTCGCTCACTCTCCACTGTTGTCAAAGCTGTGGGCTCACAGAG TAATGAAGGCATGTGTCGGATCTGCCACGAGGGGGCCGGTGGTGAGACGCTGCTCTCCCTTTGCGACTGCACAGGGACCCTGGGTAAGGTGCACAAGAGCTGCCTGGAGAAGTGGCTGTCGTCCTCCAACACCAGTTACTGTGAGCTCTGCCACACAGAGTTCACTGTTGAACGGCGACCCCAACCCCTTACACAG TGGTTGCGGGACCCGGGGCCTCGCAGTGAGAAGCGCACGCTGCTGTGCGACATGGCCTGCTTTCTGCTCATCACGCCACTGGCGGCCATCTCAGGCTGGCTGTGTCTGAGGGGAGCCCAGGACCACCTGACCCTCAACAGCCGGCTGGAGGCCGTGGGACTCATTGCCCTTACCATCGCCCTCTTCACCATCTACATCCTCTGGACACTG GTATCGTTCCGCTATCACTGTCAGTTATACTCAGAGTGGAGGAGGACCAATCAGAAAGTGCGCCTGCTAATGCCCGACATAAAAGGAGCGCACTCCACCCAACATTCCGTGCCGATGAAGTCAACCAAGAAAATGACTGACGAAACCATCGTATGA
- the LOC120055808 gene encoding E3 ubiquitin-protein ligase MARCHF2-like isoform X2 produces MKLVENAKSVQSCHQGKGAMTTSGCCHLPGSLCDYSGSADLPKVVEEPDAGQAQYVAKVTAKDGRSLSTVVKAVGSQSNEGMCRICHEGAGGETLLSLCDCTGTLGKVHKSCLEKWLSSSNTSYCELCHTEFTVERRPQPLTQWLRDPGPRSEKRTLLCDMACFLLITPLAAISGWLCLRGAQDHLTLNSRLEAVGLIALTIALFTIYILWTLFQGAAGSTIGVPEQRRAWAGLSGSCPPIGVGGQRDLRWQNGVLGLGCSV; encoded by the exons agccatgactacatcaGGTTGCTGCCACCTGCCTGGCTCCCTGTGTGACTACTCAGGCAGCGCCGACCTGCCCAAGGTGGTAGAGGAGCCAGATGCTGGCCAGGCCCAGTACGTCGCCAAGGTTACGGCCAAAGATGGTCGCTCACTCTCCACTGTTGTCAAAGCTGTGGGCTCACAGAG TAATGAAGGCATGTGTCGGATCTGCCACGAGGGGGCCGGTGGTGAGACGCTGCTCTCCCTTTGCGACTGCACAGGGACCCTGGGTAAGGTGCACAAGAGCTGCCTGGAGAAGTGGCTGTCGTCCTCCAACACCAGTTACTGTGAGCTCTGCCACACAGAGTTCACTGTTGAACGGCGACCCCAACCCCTTACACAG TGGTTGCGGGACCCGGGGCCTCGCAGTGAGAAGCGCACGCTGCTGTGCGACATGGCCTGCTTTCTGCTCATCACGCCACTGGCGGCCATCTCAGGCTGGCTGTGTCTGAGGGGAGCCCAGGACCACCTGACCCTCAACAGCCGGCTGGAGGCCGTGGGACTCATTGCCCTTACCATCGCCCTCTTCACCATCTACATCCTCTGGACACTG TTTCAGGGAgcagctggttccaccattggcgtgccagaacagagaagagcttgggctgggctgagcgggagctgccctcccataggggtgggagggcaaagagacctgaggtggcagaacggcGTGCTTGGGTTGGGGTGTAGTGTTTGA
- the LOC120055510 gene encoding ras-related protein Rab-11B, protein MGNRDDEYDFLFKVVLIGDSGVGKSNLLSRFTRNEFNLESKSTIGVEFATRSIQVDGKTIKAQIWDTAGQERYRAITSAYYRGAVGALLVYDIAKHLTYENVERWLKELRDHADNNIVIMLAGNKSDLRHLRAVPTDEARAFAEKNTLSFIETSALDSTNVEEAFKNILTEIYRIVSQKQIAERSAHDESPGNNVVDISVPPTTDQKGNKLQCCQNL, encoded by the exons ATGGGGAACAGAGACGATGAATACGACTTCTTGTTCAAAG TTGTGTTAATTGGGGACTCGGGCGTCGGAAAGAGTAACTTGCTCTCTCGGTTCACACGGAATGAGTTCAACCTTGAGAGTAAGAGCACCATCGGGGTGGAGTTTGCCACCCGCAGCATCCAGGTGGATGGGAAGACGATAAAGGCCCAGATATGGGACACGGCTGGACAGGAACGTTACAGAGCCATCACCTCCGC CTATTACAGAGGGGCAGTGGGTGCTCTCCTAGTGTATGACATCGCCAAGCACTTGACCTATGAAAACGTGGAGCGCTGGTTGAAGGAACTGAGGGATCATGCAGACAACAACATCGTCATCATGCTGGCGGGCAACAAGAGCGACCTGCGCCATCTCAGGGCCGTGCCCACGGACGAGGCCCGGGCTTTTGCAG AGAAGAACACTCTATCCTTTATTGAAACTTCAGCCTTGGATTCAACAAATGTAGAGGAAGCTTTCAAAAACATccttacag AAATCTATCGCATCGTATCGCAGAAGCAGATCGCTGAGCGGTCTGCCCATGACGAGTCCCCTGGAAACAATGTGGTGGACATAAGTGTTCCACCCACCACAGACCAGAAAGGGAACAAACTGCAGTGCTGCCAGAACCTGTAA